One stretch of Desulfomonile tiedjei DNA includes these proteins:
- a CDS encoding phosphoribosyltransferase — protein MRSTAVVEYIPDTKVHIYRRVSGPFPAFRDRYHAGLELVKELNRGPQANSFVLALPRGGVPVGAAIADYLEAPLDLALVRKLPLPSSPEAGFGAVAIDGSRILNTRMVQHFRLSDLEIESISEEVAEEVRRRAREYRGTVDPPEIRGKDVYLVDDGLATGYTAMAAAKMIRALGPRSITLCVPVSPADSVTKVTPYFDVIHCLIAQDFPPFAVASFYSRFSDMSDDEVRQVLKSHRSAPAA, from the coding sequence ATGCGGAGTACTGCCGTGGTCGAGTACATACCCGATACGAAGGTCCATATTTACAGGCGAGTTTCCGGGCCGTTCCCTGCGTTTCGGGACCGCTACCACGCAGGCCTGGAACTGGTGAAGGAGTTGAACCGCGGACCGCAAGCGAACTCGTTTGTCCTGGCCTTGCCGCGGGGTGGCGTCCCTGTGGGAGCTGCGATTGCGGACTATCTCGAAGCTCCGCTCGACCTCGCGCTTGTGAGAAAACTCCCGTTGCCGAGTTCTCCCGAGGCAGGCTTTGGGGCCGTGGCCATCGACGGGAGCCGAATACTGAACACACGAATGGTGCAGCACTTTCGTCTTTCCGACTTGGAAATAGAGTCAATATCCGAAGAAGTGGCCGAAGAAGTTCGGCGTCGTGCCCGTGAATATCGCGGGACCGTAGATCCTCCGGAAATACGAGGCAAGGACGTTTACTTGGTAGACGACGGCCTGGCCACAGGCTACACTGCCATGGCAGCGGCAAAGATGATTCGAGCGCTCGGTCCCAGGTCTATTACACTTTGCGTGCCGGTCTCACCCGCTGATTCGGTAACAAAGGTTACGCCTTACTTTGACGTTATCCATTGCTTGATTGCACAGGATTTTCCGCCGTTCGCGGTCGCATCGTTTTACAGCCGCTTCTCGGACATGTCGGACGATGAGGTTCGGCAGGTCCTCAAGAGTCACCGTTCCGCGCCTGCGGCCTGA
- a CDS encoding UxaA family hydrolase, whose translation MSEITGYLRKNGDFGVRNHVLIMPTVSCVNGVVQRIIRDVPDAVGITHAHGCGRGGPKELRILFQILSGMVLHPNVGGVVLIGLGCEVSNTKNLAPLLKDAGKPVEIFNVQEDGGSLKTAQKGTAAARRIVDEIRNQERVPMPWEKLMVAMECGGSDAMSGVTANVALGAVSDLLVGNGATVIFGENTEMIGTDHILKRRAKNEQVAERIGKMVEDAEKLTHDVMGPMASLVISPGNMDGGMSTIAEKSMGCIFKGGSTAINQIVDYGEAPTERGLILQDGPGYDGDSMAGLAASGSQIMLFSTGRGTPAGFPIMPVIKVSSNSRTYEAMSDDMDINAGRMLEGESLNGLRSEMVDLMIRVINGEKTKAETNGMDVFTFMTVYPPF comes from the coding sequence ATGAGTGAAATAACAGGATATCTAAGAAAGAACGGAGACTTCGGAGTCCGCAACCATGTCTTGATTATGCCCACCGTCTCCTGTGTCAACGGAGTGGTCCAGCGCATTATCAGGGATGTGCCCGATGCGGTTGGGATTACCCACGCTCATGGATGCGGCCGGGGGGGGCCAAAAGAACTTCGGATTCTTTTTCAAATCCTCTCCGGAATGGTGCTCCATCCCAATGTAGGAGGAGTGGTCCTCATTGGCTTGGGCTGCGAGGTTTCCAACACGAAAAATCTGGCTCCGCTTTTAAAGGATGCGGGGAAGCCTGTGGAGATTTTTAATGTTCAGGAGGACGGTGGGTCTCTGAAAACAGCGCAGAAGGGAACCGCCGCGGCCCGGCGAATCGTGGACGAGATCAGGAATCAAGAACGTGTTCCGATGCCATGGGAGAAACTAATGGTCGCCATGGAATGCGGCGGTTCCGATGCCATGTCGGGTGTAACCGCGAACGTGGCCTTAGGAGCTGTGTCAGACCTGTTGGTGGGGAATGGCGCCACGGTCATTTTCGGTGAAAACACCGAGATGATCGGGACGGATCATATACTGAAGCGGCGAGCAAAAAACGAGCAAGTCGCCGAACGGATCGGGAAGATGGTCGAGGACGCGGAAAAACTGACGCACGATGTCATGGGCCCTATGGCCAGTTTGGTAATTTCTCCGGGAAATATGGACGGAGGCATGAGCACGATCGCGGAAAAATCCATGGGTTGTATTTTCAAAGGCGGATCCACTGCAATCAATCAGATCGTGGATTATGGTGAGGCACCCACTGAAAGAGGTCTTATTTTGCAGGATGGGCCCGGATATGATGGAGACTCTATGGCTGGATTGGCCGCCAGCGGTTCCCAGATCATGCTCTTTTCCACCGGAAGAGGAACACCGGCCGGATTCCCGATTATGCCGGTAATCAAGGTGTCCAGCAATTCCCGGACCTATGAAGCCATGTCGGACGATATGGATATCAACGCCGGGAGGATGCTGGAAGGCGAGTCGCTCAACGGCTTACGCTCGGAGATGGTTGATTTGATGATCCGGGTGATCAACGGTGAAAAAACCAAAGCAGAAACAAATGGCATGGATGTCTTCACCTTCATGACCGTTTATCCGCCATTCTAA
- a CDS encoding ammonium transporter gives MNAADTAFVMACSALVLVMTPGLAMFYGGLTRAKNVLSTMMHSFFLMGLASVVWLVYAYSLSFGSDIGGFIGGLEHFLANGVGADVKEGLTIPHTVFMTFQGMFVIITPALISGAFAERMKFSTFIVFMILWITLVYAPICHWVWGGGWLSKLGVLDFAGGLVVHLNCGVAALVCAIVVGKRKGYGTRAFIPHNLTLTLLGIGLLWFGWFGFNAGSRLAADGVAGNAFLVTHMAAATGSLTWVFAEWILRKKPTTLGLASGMVAGLGSITPACGFVGTSSALIIGGVAGVICYIAVLGKERLGYDDSLDVVGIHGVGGVWGTLATGLFASKLINAEGNDGLFFGNASLLGTQLVGVLATIIYCAVITLVILYVLKAIMGLRVTEEEEEAGVDTAAHGEVGYDF, from the coding sequence ATGAACGCTGCCGACACGGCCTTCGTCATGGCGTGTTCTGCGCTGGTTCTGGTCATGACCCCGGGCTTAGCCATGTTTTACGGGGGGCTGACCCGAGCGAAGAACGTCCTTTCTACAATGATGCACAGCTTCTTTCTCATGGGGCTGGCGTCAGTGGTCTGGCTTGTTTATGCGTACAGCCTCTCTTTTGGTTCTGACATCGGCGGGTTCATAGGGGGCCTGGAACATTTTCTTGCCAACGGGGTCGGCGCTGACGTGAAGGAGGGATTGACGATCCCTCATACCGTATTCATGACATTCCAGGGAATGTTCGTGATCATCACCCCGGCGTTGATTTCGGGCGCATTTGCGGAGCGGATGAAGTTCAGCACCTTCATCGTCTTCATGATTTTATGGATAACACTTGTGTACGCCCCGATTTGTCATTGGGTCTGGGGCGGGGGATGGCTTAGCAAGCTGGGGGTTTTGGATTTCGCCGGAGGCTTGGTAGTCCATCTGAATTGTGGTGTAGCCGCTTTGGTATGCGCGATAGTGGTAGGAAAGCGCAAAGGATACGGCACAAGGGCTTTCATACCGCACAACCTCACCCTGACTCTTCTAGGCATTGGCCTTCTCTGGTTTGGGTGGTTCGGCTTCAATGCTGGAAGCCGCCTCGCTGCAGACGGCGTAGCCGGTAACGCTTTCCTGGTCACTCACATGGCTGCGGCCACAGGCTCATTGACCTGGGTTTTTGCTGAGTGGATATTAAGGAAGAAGCCTACAACTCTCGGTCTTGCATCAGGCATGGTGGCGGGACTGGGTTCCATCACCCCCGCGTGCGGATTCGTCGGGACCTCATCGGCTCTCATAATAGGCGGCGTGGCCGGGGTGATCTGTTACATCGCGGTCCTCGGTAAAGAAAGATTGGGCTATGATGATTCTCTCGACGTGGTCGGGATTCACGGCGTCGGCGGAGTCTGGGGCACGTTGGCCACAGGTCTTTTCGCCTCAAAGCTAATCAATGCCGAGGGAAACGACGGGCTTTTCTTTGGGAACGCCTCGCTACTGGGCACGCAACTGGTAGGCGTACTTGCTACAATTATATATTGCGCTGTGATTACCTTAGTCATACTGTATGTTCTTAAAGCCATCATGGGGCTTCGGGTCACAGAAGAGGAAGAAGAGGCCGGTGTGGACACAGCTGCCCACGGCGAGGTAGGATACGATTTCTAA
- a CDS encoding UxaA family hydrolase, whose product MTDNIIVINSRDNVAVALMTLSEGETAAAKGLEPFTVLEKIPASHKVALQDIAAGEEIIKYGEIIAISTQEIKKGQWVHTHNLESERWKK is encoded by the coding sequence ATGACAGACAATATCATCGTGATTAATTCCCGCGATAACGTGGCCGTCGCGCTGATGACGCTCTCGGAGGGAGAAACAGCTGCGGCAAAAGGGTTGGAGCCATTTACCGTTCTCGAGAAAATCCCGGCGAGTCACAAGGTTGCTTTACAAGACATCGCTGCCGGCGAAGAGATCATTAAATACGGCGAGATCATAGCGATCAGCACTCAGGAAATCAAAAAGGGACAATGGGTACATACACATAACCTGGAAAGCGAGCGGTGGAAGAAATGA
- a CDS encoding P-II family nitrogen regulator — protein MKKIEAIIKPFKLDDVKEALSSVGVQGMTVTEVKGFGRQKGHKEIYRGAEYLVDFLPKIKVEMVVVSEMVDQVIEKVVSAARTGTIGDGKIFVTPVDKIVRIRTGEKDADAV, from the coding sequence ATGAAAAAAATCGAAGCAATAATCAAGCCCTTCAAGCTTGACGATGTGAAAGAGGCGTTGAGTTCGGTAGGTGTTCAGGGAATGACCGTCACTGAAGTGAAAGGTTTTGGACGCCAAAAAGGCCACAAGGAGATCTATCGCGGGGCCGAATATTTAGTGGACTTTCTTCCCAAAATCAAGGTAGAGATGGTAGTGGTGTCGGAAATGGTCGATCAGGTTATTGAAAAGGTTGTTTCCGCGGCGCGAACCGGCACCATCGGGGATGGTAAGATATTCGTAACTCCGGTTGACAAAATAGTTCGCATACGCACGGGGGAAAAGGACGCGGATGCAGTGTGA
- a CDS encoding SGNH/GDSL hydrolase family protein, whose translation MIPSRAKILLKQTIVVLCISFALLEIALRTLPSIVPGLSYKDYAYNMWRGKPYSKDYDFQLNSRGYKDVEFAQNKAPGVYRIIGIGDSFAYGVVPYRYNYLTLLGQNLKRCGDYEVINMGIADMQPEHYLALLKNEGLDLSPNLVVINLFLGNDLKIAESTRPWLHSYTVRAVRSLYAAHKGSANDPRHVPGSQYCDDCPSFNPEAFTKIEKKRSVFFRKDSKELTAGVVEAMRCVRAIKDVCDDRKIDLLIVVIPDELQVNAGLQAEVVKALDGNPSDYDFEIPNRLLASGFDKISVKYLDLLEAFKQATLQKRVYKPQDTHWNIAGNALAADLIAKHLARVTGLNCDDLLQARSRQ comes from the coding sequence ATGATTCCGAGCAGAGCAAAAATACTGCTGAAACAAACAATAGTGGTCTTATGCATTTCTTTTGCGCTCCTGGAAATTGCCCTCAGAACATTGCCTTCGATTGTACCGGGCCTGTCGTACAAGGACTATGCGTACAATATGTGGCGCGGAAAACCATATTCCAAAGACTATGATTTTCAGCTCAACTCACGAGGATATAAGGACGTTGAATTCGCTCAAAATAAGGCGCCGGGAGTCTATAGAATTATCGGCATAGGGGATTCCTTTGCTTACGGAGTAGTTCCTTATCGATATAATTACCTCACACTGTTGGGACAAAACCTTAAGAGGTGCGGGGATTATGAAGTCATAAACATGGGAATCGCGGACATGCAACCAGAGCACTATTTGGCTCTGCTCAAAAATGAAGGGCTGGACCTGTCGCCAAACCTTGTAGTAATCAATCTATTCCTGGGCAATGACCTGAAAATAGCGGAATCGACCAGACCCTGGCTGCATTCCTATACAGTCCGGGCCGTAAGAAGCTTGTATGCCGCTCACAAAGGCTCCGCCAACGATCCCCGCCACGTTCCCGGCAGTCAGTATTGCGATGACTGCCCTTCTTTCAATCCGGAAGCCTTCACTAAAATTGAGAAGAAACGTAGCGTGTTTTTCAGGAAAGACAGCAAAGAACTAACCGCAGGGGTCGTTGAAGCTATGAGATGCGTACGTGCAATCAAAGATGTCTGCGATGATCGCAAAATCGATCTTTTGATTGTGGTAATTCCTGATGAGCTTCAAGTTAACGCAGGGCTTCAAGCCGAAGTTGTCAAAGCCCTGGATGGTAATCCTTCAGATTACGACTTTGAGATCCCGAACCGATTGTTGGCTTCGGGATTCGACAAAATATCCGTTAAGTACCTGGACCTATTGGAGGCATTTAAGCAGGCGACGCTTCAGAAGCGTGTGTACAAGCCTCAAGACACCCATTGGAATATTGCCGGCAATGCTTTAGCAGCTGACCTGATTGCCAAACATCTTGCTCGTGTCACGGGATTGAATTGCGATGACCTGCTGCAAGCACGCAGCAGGCAGTGA
- the glnA gene encoding type I glutamate--ammonia ligase produces the protein MEPKEVLEFAKKNKAQMVDLKFMDFPGMWQHFSVPLHELEEDSFESGFGFDGSSIRGWQPIHASDMLVIPDPDTAVMDPFMAHPTLSLICDIVDPVTKERYTRDPRNIARKAEAYLKYTKVGDTAYFGPEAEFFIFDDVRYGYGSNHGFHEVDSIEGWWNTGREENPNLGYKPRHKEGYFPVSPTDSLQDIRTEMTLVLEALGITIEAQHHEVATAGQGEIDMKFAPLVKMGDQLMWFKYVLKNVAKRHCKTVTFMPKPLYEDNGSGMHTHISIWRGDTPLFAGDKYAGVSQEALWAIGGILKHAPALCGICNPTTNSYKRLVPGFEAPNKLAYSSRNRSACCRIPMYSASPKAKRVEYRTPDPSCNGYLAFSAILMAALDGIENKMDPGQPLDKDIYALSPEELKAVPSTPGDLGEALDALEADHEFLLKGDVFTQDAIDMWIEYKTDAELNPVRRRPHPYEFALYFDI, from the coding sequence ATGGAGCCAAAAGAAGTGTTGGAGTTCGCCAAGAAGAATAAAGCACAGATGGTGGACCTGAAATTTATGGACTTTCCGGGCATGTGGCAGCATTTTAGCGTGCCCCTTCACGAACTGGAAGAGGATTCCTTTGAGTCCGGGTTCGGGTTCGACGGATCGTCGATTCGTGGGTGGCAGCCAATCCACGCATCCGACATGCTGGTCATCCCCGATCCCGACACCGCGGTCATGGACCCGTTTATGGCCCATCCTACTCTGTCTTTGATCTGTGACATTGTGGATCCGGTAACCAAGGAGCGTTACACCAGAGATCCGCGCAACATCGCACGCAAGGCCGAAGCGTACCTGAAGTACACGAAGGTCGGCGACACGGCGTACTTTGGACCTGAAGCCGAGTTCTTCATCTTCGACGATGTTCGCTACGGATACGGTTCGAACCACGGCTTCCACGAAGTGGATTCCATCGAGGGCTGGTGGAACACAGGACGAGAAGAGAACCCCAACCTGGGTTACAAACCGCGTCACAAGGAAGGCTACTTCCCAGTATCTCCTACGGACTCTCTTCAGGACATTCGCACTGAGATGACCCTGGTCCTGGAAGCCCTTGGAATCACTATCGAGGCTCAGCACCATGAGGTCGCCACCGCGGGGCAAGGCGAAATCGACATGAAGTTCGCTCCGCTTGTGAAGATGGGCGACCAGCTTATGTGGTTCAAGTACGTCCTCAAGAATGTTGCAAAACGGCACTGCAAGACCGTTACGTTTATGCCCAAGCCCCTGTACGAGGACAATGGGTCGGGAATGCACACACACATAAGCATCTGGCGTGGCGACACCCCTCTTTTCGCAGGGGACAAATACGCCGGTGTTTCCCAGGAGGCCCTGTGGGCAATAGGCGGAATCCTGAAGCACGCCCCGGCTCTATGCGGAATCTGCAATCCCACCACCAATTCCTACAAACGGTTGGTCCCAGGGTTTGAGGCTCCCAATAAACTGGCTTATTCTTCAAGGAACCGCTCCGCTTGCTGCCGTATTCCCATGTACAGCGCTTCGCCTAAAGCCAAGAGGGTCGAGTATCGCACCCCCGACCCTTCCTGCAACGGATACTTGGCCTTCAGCGCCATTCTGATGGCCGCTCTGGACGGCATAGAGAACAAAATGGACCCCGGACAGCCTCTGGACAAGGACATCTACGCTCTCTCGCCGGAGGAACTCAAAGCCGTACCGTCGACCCCGGGAGACTTGGGAGAGGCTCTGGACGCCTTGGAAGCAGACCATGAGTTCCTGCTGAAAGGCGACGTGTTCACCCAGGACGCTATCGACATGTGGATCGAGTACAAAACCGACGCAGAACTGAATCCCGTGCGAAGGAGACCGCACCCGTACGAGTTCGCTCTATATTTCGACATATAG
- a CDS encoding P-II family nitrogen regulator, protein MKKIEAIIKPFKLDDVKEALGSVGVQGMTVTEVKGFGRQKGHKEIYRGAEYLVDFLPKIKVEMVVPKEMVDQVVEKIIAAARTGSIGDGKIFVMPVETVVRIRTGERNADAL, encoded by the coding sequence ATGAAGAAGATAGAAGCGATCATAAAACCTTTCAAACTCGACGACGTGAAAGAGGCCCTCGGATCCGTGGGGGTCCAGGGGATGACTGTTACGGAAGTAAAGGGCTTTGGTCGACAGAAGGGACACAAGGAGATATACCGGGGAGCGGAATACCTGGTGGATTTCCTCCCCAAGATCAAGGTCGAAATGGTGGTCCCCAAGGAGATGGTGGACCAGGTTGTTGAAAAGATTATCGCCGCGGCTCGGACCGGGAGCATCGGCGACGGCAAGATATTTGTCATGCCCGTCGAAACCGTTGTGCGAATCAGGACGGGTGAACGAAACGCGGACGCACTTTAA
- a CDS encoding NAD+ synthase: protein MASLRVAQAQVNTTVGNFRENLEKIRAWADRARTEAVDIVTFPELALCGYPPEDLLIKPGFLRANLAALDELVRHCRGINLIVGFAHRVNGKVYNAAALISDGALIDVYHKIELPNYGVFDEKRYFVPGSSCLVFDLAGALFSVTICEDIWIPGSDTESCATKNGADFVLNISGSPYHAGKLILRRAIVARFAAATGTTVFYNNLVGGQDELVFDGGSMVVDSKGTLLSSAAMFEEDLLVTDIEITPAPRKNRPWNMNGPIRALPPADASVRKPVTRSITLEVDRIEEIYKALVLGTRDYVRKNGFRNVVIGLSGGIDSSLVAAVAVDALGSEHVVGVTMPSQYTSNETFSDAGHLAANLNMRLITVPVKDILGSYFEALEEPFREGTPCVEGENLQARIRGNILMALSNRFGFLVLTTGNKSETAVGYSTLYGDTAGGFAVIKDVPKTLVYELAAYVNKKAGKDIIPRSVIERPPSAELRPDQKDEDSLPPYEVLDPILKAYVEEDKAPDEIESFDPDLVREVVRMVDRNEYKRRQAPPGVKITPKAFGRDRRLPITNQYRSGSK, encoded by the coding sequence ATGGCGTCATTGAGAGTCGCTCAGGCCCAAGTGAATACTACGGTGGGGAATTTCCGGGAGAACCTTGAGAAGATCCGCGCCTGGGCCGATCGCGCAAGAACCGAGGCCGTGGATATTGTCACATTTCCGGAACTCGCTTTGTGCGGGTATCCTCCCGAAGATCTCCTTATCAAACCGGGGTTTTTGAGGGCCAACCTTGCCGCGCTGGACGAACTCGTCCGACATTGCCGAGGGATCAACCTGATTGTGGGGTTCGCTCACAGGGTTAACGGCAAAGTTTACAATGCGGCGGCTTTGATAAGCGACGGGGCGCTGATTGACGTGTATCACAAAATAGAGCTTCCCAATTACGGAGTGTTTGACGAGAAGCGATATTTTGTGCCGGGTTCGAGTTGTCTTGTCTTTGACTTGGCCGGAGCGCTATTCTCTGTCACGATCTGTGAAGACATCTGGATACCCGGGTCGGACACTGAGAGCTGTGCCACGAAAAACGGCGCGGACTTCGTGTTGAACATATCAGGATCCCCTTATCACGCCGGCAAGTTGATCTTGAGACGTGCCATAGTGGCCCGTTTCGCGGCGGCCACAGGGACAACGGTTTTCTACAACAACCTTGTCGGCGGCCAGGACGAACTGGTTTTCGACGGCGGCTCCATGGTTGTGGATTCAAAAGGAACGTTACTGTCGAGCGCCGCAATGTTCGAGGAAGACCTTCTCGTCACCGACATTGAGATAACCCCGGCTCCCCGCAAAAACCGGCCGTGGAATATGAATGGACCGATCAGAGCGCTCCCGCCGGCTGATGCGTCCGTCCGAAAGCCTGTGACTCGGTCCATAACTCTTGAGGTGGATCGAATCGAGGAGATTTACAAGGCCCTCGTGCTTGGGACCCGCGACTATGTCCGCAAGAACGGTTTCAGAAATGTGGTTATAGGACTCAGCGGCGGGATCGACTCATCCCTGGTGGCTGCCGTCGCGGTGGATGCTCTTGGATCGGAGCACGTGGTCGGCGTAACAATGCCGTCGCAATACACTTCGAACGAAACCTTCTCAGATGCGGGTCACCTGGCTGCAAATTTGAACATGCGGCTGATTACCGTGCCTGTGAAGGACATTTTGGGTTCATACTTCGAGGCGCTGGAAGAGCCGTTCCGTGAAGGCACCCCGTGCGTGGAAGGCGAGAACTTGCAGGCCCGCATCAGAGGCAACATTCTCATGGCGCTGTCCAATAGGTTTGGCTTCCTAGTGCTCACAACGGGAAACAAGAGCGAGACAGCGGTAGGCTATTCGACTCTTTACGGTGATACCGCGGGAGGCTTCGCTGTAATAAAAGATGTGCCGAAAACCCTTGTATATGAACTCGCTGCATACGTTAACAAAAAGGCCGGCAAGGACATAATTCCACGCAGTGTGATTGAAAGGCCGCCTTCAGCGGAACTCAGACCCGACCAAAAGGATGAGGACAGCCTGCCGCCATACGAAGTGCTGGACCCAATACTTAAGGCTTATGTGGAAGAAGACAAGGCGCCTGATGAAATCGAAAGCTTTGATCCGGACCTCGTGAGGGAAGTAGTGCGCATGGTGGATCGCAACGAATACAAGCGCCGCCAGGCCCCACCCGGAGTCAAGATTACCCCCAAGGCTTTCGGAAGAGACAGGAGGCTCCCCATAACAAATCAATATCGAAGCGGAAGCAAATAA
- a CDS encoding type 1 glutamine amidotransferase yields MKILVIMHVGSEGPGTLGTFFDSIGAEIYTARLYAGDKLPDGPDDVDAIVSMGGPMNVYEEEKYPFLRAETHFLKQAIDAGKPVLGICLGAQMIAKALGAQVTKSPVKEVGWGKIALSDAGREDALFRGLPGTLDVLQWHEDMFHIPEGGKLLAYSEDCPHQALRYRNAYGLQFHLEVTAEILLEWFSDSPDRDDIIGRYKKLEPDLLEQAEMLYKNLQGLIISK; encoded by the coding sequence ATGAAAATACTCGTAATTATGCATGTGGGATCCGAAGGCCCCGGAACTTTAGGGACGTTTTTCGATTCGATAGGTGCCGAAATTTACACCGCCCGGCTGTACGCGGGTGACAAGCTGCCGGACGGTCCTGATGATGTCGACGCCATAGTTAGCATGGGCGGTCCTATGAATGTGTACGAAGAGGAGAAATATCCCTTCCTGCGTGCGGAGACACATTTCCTCAAACAAGCGATTGACGCGGGCAAACCCGTGCTCGGCATTTGCCTGGGAGCCCAGATGATTGCGAAGGCCCTGGGTGCTCAGGTGACCAAATCGCCTGTGAAGGAAGTAGGCTGGGGCAAGATCGCTCTCTCGGATGCAGGCCGCGAGGACGCCCTTTTCCGGGGACTTCCGGGAACATTGGATGTGCTCCAATGGCATGAAGACATGTTCCATATTCCGGAAGGAGGTAAATTGCTGGCCTACTCCGAAGATTGCCCTCATCAGGCATTGAGGTATCGCAATGCTTACGGATTGCAGTTTCACCTGGAAGTCACGGCCGAGATACTCCTGGAATGGTTTTCAGATTCGCCGGATCGCGATGACATAATCGGGCGGTACAAGAAATTGGAGCCCGATTTGCTGGAACAGGCTGAAATGTTGTATAAGAACCTCCAGGGACTGATAATTTCAAAATGA